One Desmodus rotundus isolate HL8 chromosome 10, HLdesRot8A.1, whole genome shotgun sequence genomic window, GAATATTCTCCAGCAAGACAAGAGCCCTCTCCCTCCGGGGAAATATGGATTATTTTTGACAATACCTTAACGAGACCCAGTCAAGACTGCACTTGAAATTCGTCAGCACGAGCTTGAGGGCCTTGCTCCACCGCTCCTCCGTGTTCGAGTGGGTTCTGATGGAATAGCACTCCCCGCCGGCCCCGGGCTCCTCTATCAGGCCTTCCCTCGCATGCATCTGGCAGGGCATGCAGACACCCGGCTCCTCGCCTTTCTCGGCTTCTTTCTTGAACTGCTGCATGCAATCCAGGAAAGCCAGCATCCCACGGTCAAACTGGCAATACGAGGGGCCGCCCTGCCCCTGGTGGAAAAATAAGGGCAGCTCAACGGAGTTCTCGCTTAAACACTGCAGGTGGGACCGGTTTCCGCAGGGGATCAGCCGGAACCTCCGAAACTGCAGACCGAGCTTGCGAGACAGGGCCAGGAGCAGCAAGGCAGCCTGCCCCCAAGCTGCGCTGATCTCATCCCAGCCCACGGGGACAGCGGCGAGGCAGCCCAGTCTGAAGTTATTGATACTGGCCAAGGGGCCGTCATCCCGGATCTCGAACGTTGACCTTAAGGCATTGGTTTTCTCCAGGCAGGCCAGCTGGGTTTGGGCATACCGCAGCTGGTTCTCCACGCTGCTCAGCTCGTCACACAGGTCCAGCTGTTGCCACTGCAGCCTGCTGTAGTCCCTCTGGTACTGCGTTTCCTGCTGGTCCAGCAGCGCGGCCTCTGCCTGGGCCGCCTTCAGAGCCTCAGCTGCTCTCTCTCggctctcctccacctcctccagctcCCGGACCAGCCGCGCTTCCTCCAGCTCCGCGGCCTTCAGCTCCTCCTGCAGTGCCTTCCTCCCGTCCTCGCTGACTCTCTCCCTGATGTCCAAATAGCATTTGTAGATCAGACAGTCAGATTCTAAGGTCCTGAGCTGGGTGTCCAGATGTTTCAAGAGATTGTCAGTACATTCCTGGCACAGGGGCTGGTCCAGATCTCCTTCGCCAGAAAGGATGTCGAAGGTGCCCTGAATGGACTTCTGGATGCTGTGGAGGGTTCTCCCAGAGCCAAACTTCCCAAGCAGGGTGAAGATGCTGCTGGGACTGGGCCCAGACACCCTGCCATCACCAGGGATGGTCCTGCCAGAGGCACCATTTTGTAGCTTTTCAACAACTGTCTCCACCGCGGAGGTGGAACCTTCCTCTGGAGTTTCTCCTGGCTCCCTGTGAGCTGAGGGGAGATTCGAAGCTGCAGGTTCTCCGCTGGTGTCCAGGCCCAAGGGCTCCCTGGGCTGAGTCCACCTCAGGGGCTGGTAGCAGCGCTGGCAAGTGAAGCGGAAGAAGGGCATGGTTGGAGGTCTTGAATCGCAACTTCGACTCTTAAGTTTTCGCTGGCTCCCCAGTTACCTCTTCCTTTAGGCTTTTAAAACTCCTTTAGAGGAGTGATTCCTTTAAGATACTTGTCACCTGTCACCCTCCCACTTCAGATCTGACCATGGGAACCCTCCTTACATACCTGCAGACCTCCTTCAGCCTGTTTTAGATAGGTGAGTCTTCTCACAGGCAAATCCAATCATCCCACTTGCCTTTAACACCTTCAAGGCATATCTGAAGAGTaatctttctaaaactaaaatccGATCATGGTATGTCCCTCCTTAATGTTTAATGCCCTTATCTTACCTTAAGATAAAGTCTTAGCATCTTAAAGGGATAACCAAGACCTCTGGCCATGTTTCCAGGCTTCTTCTGTCCCCATTTCCTGCCACCCTCACCCACGACTCCTCTGAGTTCCTGAAAACTAAGCGCATTTCAATTCTTCCAACATATCCTGTTGTTCCCTCTGACTGGAACACTCTTCCTCCCCTTCATTACCTGGATAACTCCTACCCATCCTTCAGGCCTGGGTTAGATGtcatttcctccaggaagccttccctgatcaccAAATATGGACTCCCTACCCTGTTGACATTCTTTACCACATAGTAATGTAATGGGAATACATGGAAAAGATTTTTGTTTAATGAACAGATCAAATCGAATAAGTAGTTCAGAGGTATGCATCTTGCCGTTAGGTCAGCCAGAAGCTCAGATAACAAGATTAACATGCCAAGTCTTTGtataacaaaaaagcaaactaaagaCTTTACAAAGACATTGACTTCCAACGATAAACCTGGATCCAGTTAAGCTCACTAACAAGCCAGAGATACTTGCTCTAAAGCCGAACCTATGAGCTTTCAACTTATTGACTGGTGGAGCAGAGcataaaagaaacacagaaaaaataaaaataaacagtgaacACAGAAGGGCCCAATGCTTCGACCACAACAAGGGGCGGAAAGCCCCAGGGCCTACGTCTCCCAGGGTCCCGCAGGGGACAGCTTGCCAGCCACACCCACCCTGGCGGTCGGGTGCAGACTCACTGGGATGTGGAAAGGCCACACGTTTAGGCAATTCAGTATCCCCCAGAATCTGCCTAGTGGGCCAAAGTCACCCCCACAATTGGCTAGATAATGTGTCAGCTGCTACACCAATAGTCAGTGTTTGCTACGAATTTAGCAATAAGAATTGCACAGTGCTGCAAAGGGGTGCAGGAGAGCTCTGAGACATGAGCCccaggaggcgggggtggggtggggggtggggggtggcaggggggctgCCACACCCGGCTGCCTCTCCTACCCCAACACTCCCCGGAGGGCttggggagcaggaagagggagtGCGGCCAGTGTCACTGTCAGCTCCGAGCCTGACCCTCCCTCGCCCTCCCGTGGAGCAAATGCCAGGTCTGCATGGGAGGCAGTGGCATTGAAGGGTGGCTGTTGCTCTGGGCGCTTGTGGCCAGAATTACATCTCAtctcttttcttctgctgcccgGCTTCATTTTATTAAGGCCGAGAAGTCCCCACGAGTGAGAACTCTGTGGCTTGGAAGACGTTTAGGGCAGGAACTCTCATCTGCTTTCTTCATTGTTCTTTGCAAGgagcccagaacagtgcctgataGGTAATGGGTGCCCAATAGCCATACGTTTAAGCGCATTAATGTAGAGACTCAAAATTACCGGGATGGAGAATGGGAAGTGCATGAAAATTAGAGGTGCACTAACTTTTACCTACTGAAAAAAGCAGGAAAGGGTGTCAAAAGTCACTTTTTCGCAAAGCCACCAATGAATGCCCCCAGCACCCTGTTGCCTGAGAGGATCTAAGCCACACTTTGATTTCTTCAGGTCCCC contains:
- the BECN2 gene encoding beclin-2, with translation MPFFRFTCQRCYQPLRWTQPREPLGLDTSGEPAASNLPSAHREPGETPEEGSTSAVETVVEKLQNGASGRTIPGDGRVSGPSPSSIFTLLGKFGSGRTLHSIQKSIQGTFDILSGEGDLDQPLCQECTDNLLKHLDTQLRTLESDCLIYKCYLDIRERVSEDGRKALQEELKAAELEEARLVRELEEVEESRERAAEALKAAQAEAALLDQQETQYQRDYSRLQWQQLDLCDELSSVENQLRYAQTQLACLEKTNALRSTFEIRDDGPLASINNFRLGCLAAVPVGWDEISAAWGQAALLLLALSRKLGLQFRRFRLIPCGNRSHLQCLSENSVELPLFFHQGQGGPSYCQFDRGMLAFLDCMQQFKKEAEKGEEPGVCMPCQMHAREGLIEEPGAGGECYSIRTHSNTEERWSKALKLVLTNFKCSLDWVSLRYCQK